The segment ccatcacctcatgtttcaatgtcgcaaggatctgtatgtcattcctggaagctgaaaatgtcagttcttccatggcctacttactcaccagacatgtcacccattgtaCGACAGTATGGTCcacttcccgccaatatccaccAACTTCGCACAACCATTGAGGAGCGGGACAaaaattccacaggccacaatcaactctatgcgaaggagatgtgtcgcgctccatgaggcaaatggtggtcactaGATACTGATTACCTCatgaactcagtaaaatatttgaaaatgttgcatgtttatatttttgttcggtgtacGTGGGGCAGCGTTTTGTATAGTAGTGTGTCGACAGGCTTCCCAAATGCTGCAGTTACTAGCTATATTTTATTGGAACCTTTATTTGATGGCGAAAGGCACACACACCAAATTGAAGAAAAGAAACACCGTGTTTATTTTAAGACACCAAAAGGCCTGAATACTCAGGAACATTATGAAATACTTCGTTGCGAAGTGGTCATGGTAAATAACTTGACACAGACAATTGGAAAATGATAAACACAAATCCGCATTGGAATTATACGGTTAAGCACAACAGTGTCCCAtcattatgaaaaatacacatccCCCAGACAGTTCGAAGAGACATTTAGTCAACCATTTGAAATGTCGCCTGCCTCAGTCTCTTACACGGTTTGGTAGCTGGTTGTTGATCCCGTTCCTTCTTTGTGAAGGAAATACAAAGCTGCCGTTAGTGTTGGGTTGCCGGGGACGTTTGGAATCCACCCTGGCGTGAGTGTGGCGCTAGCCTAGCATGCTAACTAGTAACGTAAGACCTTGGTTTAAATCAGCTCGTTTCAAATTTAAcggacaaaaacaaaaaaaagtaatGCAGGCGGCCTGATTAGATTTGTAAACAAGGTCAACGTAAAGCGTTCACTATGTTTACATAGTATTCACTTGGTTTACATAACTAGCTACTAACTAAGCCAACGAATAGTGAAAAGGAGAGTCCCAACCCATAACAAAAATCTAAATTAACCATCAAAAGGTGAAGTGAGTTTCAAACATGGCTACCGTTAACTAATTGGCTAAATGAAAAGCCTAAATTAGCGGTCACAAATTAGACATGCTAACGTTACCATCATGACATTTAATCGTTAAACATTTATAGTATAAcgttatagctagctagctatgtcagcAAAATAGTATTTTCGTTTTGTCCGTAACATTTCGATAATGAATACATTGTCCGCATCATCAGCACTGCAGATTGTCCGAAAGATCTCCACACTCCGTCGTAGAAAACTGCAGCCGCCTGACTGCTTCTTTGATTAGATTCCCAGACAATATTAATTCCTGAAGTAACTGATGTGGGTCGTCGTTCTCGACAGCTGCGCTGATCCTCTTTCGGTTCCAAGGTTTGAAATTGTCCCACTCCTGGTTACTTGAGCCAGGGAAGCTGTATGGACTAGCTCTGTTACTACGTTGCCCCGGGTTTCGAAGTCGTATGCAGCACCCGGTTCGTTTTTGCAGGGCCACgccattgttgttgttgttagcttGTTTGATGTTGCTACTGCTGCAGTTGCCGGTGAGACCGTGGAGACACGACATCGTCTTTTGATTAGCACTATTGTTGTGAAGCTGCAGCGCCTCGCCGATTTTCGTGACCAAAGCGTCCACTTCTTTCGAATCGACGGTAACAGATTGCTCCAAGAGGATGTAGTTCTCCTTTCGACAAGGCATTTTGTTGTATTTTGTGTGTTTCTTAGCTGTATTTTCAAAATGAATGGGAGCCTATATCAGTTCCTTCCTCTCACCACGTTGCTCCGCAGAAAAGCAAGCAAGTTACGCTCTCGATATTTTGTAAACAATGGATGACGTAGGATCCGGAATGTACCATTTCCAATGTGGGTGCGATCATCattgaaattatttcaaatagtGGGAATCATAATTTCTATTATTTTCCGTACAAAgtattacatattacattttatTACAAAATTCCGCATGTATGACATACATTTTCTGAACACAACTCTGACTATTCATATCTTATTTAAAGACCGACAAGCACGATTCCCCTGATTATATTCAgtcttggcacatctagccaacTGGACACGTAACTCGTAACTGTCTAGCTATGTTATGTGGGTCAAAAGAACGATGTTTTTAAAACAACCTCATATTGTCATACACCTGACTTATTTCTTGGTGCAAATTGCTATATTCCACAACCCATGAAATCAAAAACCTTTGACTGAGAAGTATTTTATCACAGTTAGCTATCATTCAATTGTTTTCATGCAATATTATTTTAAATATCATCCCTCCACTCTAAAATGCTTAATATTTCAAATGTTTAACGAAGATTTGCTGGATTGTTGAAATAACCATAATTGATTAATGTTCGGATTATATCAATTACAATTATTACATTATggtaataaacaaaacaaaaattctaTGCATAATTTGTGCAGATGTACCTGTAAATGAATCAGAATACACGATCTCTTATGCGCAAAACGTGCTGTATGCGTTTGATTTATATCAGTGGTTAGAACATGGAGTACGTTTCTGATTTCTCCGAATCGTACTGAACTCAAACGCTCCAGTCAAAGAGCGCCCTCATGACCATATAAGGGGCGACTATCGTGTTCACGTGGTGCGTGTCTGTACTACAGCCTGTCCCTAGCCCCTTCATGTCATTCGGGTACGTGATAGATTTACTTAACACTTCGCAAGGCTTAAAATAAAGTCTGTATGGGTAGTGGATGTAGTTTATACTTATAAGATGTTTACAAGGTTCAGAGTACAATGCAATATCGATTTCCTCATTCTCTTCCGCTATGACTGAGACATGCAGTAAACAGCTGGCTGGTCAACAACTATTCCTGTTTGTCTCAACAACTATTCCTGTTTGTCTGTGGTCTGCACTAGCAGCTGGTTGTGTTCCTGTTGCAGGAATGTTCCCATTTTACTAGTATGACTCTATCCTTGTCGGGGGAGGGGAACTGGGGGAACAGTGTATTGAGTGTATAGTGTCTATTCATTTGACTTTGATAGGATTTGGATCTCTGCCAAAGCAGAGGGTCATTGGGTTTCTTCCTTCCATTGAGTATGTGCTGACACCATATAAGGCTCTTCCTAGTATTGCATCCACtgaaaaacaataaaataactatTACATTGTTCAACATAAATAAACCCTGAGCTAACAGTCAAGTTACTCATCCGAGTTTGACAATGAGATCCTGACCTATGGGACATACAGTTCAGAGATtacatgacagacagacagagcccttTTTTAATGTCTCATTTGGGCTGAAACTCAGCAAAAATATGTAGTTGGCTTCAGTAAATATTTGGTAGAGTTGAACTTGATGGATATGTAATGTGATTCTCCCAGAGATCTTGTATTAGAATAATTGACCTTTATCATATATCTTTGATTCAGTAAAAGAGAAGAGGGCATCCTCTACTGTTTATTAATATACCATTTTTCCAATGAATAATTTGGCCCTCTGGTGTGTTTACCATGAACTGAACTTCATCTACGACTTCATCTAAATTGCAATTGACTATCCAGCTCCTTATCACATGGCAATGTTTGCATTGTGAACATGATGCAGTGAATGCCATTGGCTGTAGGACTCACTTGGCAGAGCTGCAGTGCATGCTGTTACTTGAGAGAAAGCATCGCTCTACAACCTTCAGCCAATCATAAAGCTCTCTCACCATATGAGATTGATCAACAAAGATTACATGCTGTCACCCGATACTCTTTTCAGGAGCATAGTGACCTTACTTCACCTGATTTTCC is part of the Salvelinus fontinalis isolate EN_2023a chromosome 6, ASM2944872v1, whole genome shotgun sequence genome and harbors:
- the LOC129857657 gene encoding GSK-3-binding protein-like, with the protein product MPCRKENYILLEQSVTVDSKEVDALVTKIGEALQLHNNSANQKTMSCLHGLTGNCSSSNIKQANNNNNGVALQKRTGCCIRLRNPGQRSNRASPYSFPGSSNQEWDNFKPWNRKRISAAVENDDPHQLLQELILSGNLIKEAVRRLQFSTTECGDLSDNLQC